In Acidimicrobiales bacterium, the DNA window GTGAGATCGTGGCCTACACCGTGCCCTTCGACCGCGACGGCGCCGCCGCCGCGGCGATCGGCCTCGTCGACGTGGGCGGACGCCGCACGGTGGCGCGCGGCGACAGCGCGCTGACCGACGCCTTGCTGGAGGGCGACGGCGTGGGGACCGTGGTGGTGCTCGGCGAGTCGGCCGCCGGCAACACCATGCAAGGGGCCTGATCCCGACCCACCGTCGCCCGGGGAGCGCGGGCGCGGGCCGATCCGGCGCCCGAGGCGCGAGCGGGGACTACTCGAGGACCAGGGCCTGCTCGGGGCAGTTCTCCACGCCGTTGCGGGCGGCGTCCTCGAGACCGGGGGGGACGTCGGTGACGAGCAGCACACAGTGCCCGGCGTCGTCTGAGTCGAACAAGTCGGGCGCCAGCGAGTAGCAGCGACCGTGGCCCTGGCACAGCCCGGTGTCGAGCCCGATGCGCACGCCGGTGATCAGCCGGCCGGGTCGAACTCGAGCGGCAGGGTGGTGAGCGAGCGCAGGCCGGGCGTGTACTGCAGCACCGTTCCCGGCACCAGCTGGTAGTCGGGGATGCGGCGGTGGAACTCGCGCAGCGCCACCCGCAGTTCGACACGCGCCAGGTGCGACCCGAGGCAGCGGTGCACACCACCGCCGAACGCCAGGTGCGGGTTCGGGTTGCGCCGCAGGTCGACGGTGTCCACCCCGGGG includes these proteins:
- a CDS encoding ferredoxin; protein product: MRIGLDTGLCQGHGRCYSLAPDLFDSDDAGHCVLLVTDVPPGLEDAARNGVENCPEQALVLE